From one Alicyclobacillus acidocaldarius subsp. acidocaldarius Tc-4-1 genomic stretch:
- a CDS encoding efflux RND transporter periplasmic adaptor subunit, translating to MSTQPPIREEIPGGRRPNAKVVAGVAAAVVVVLGTTIGVLSARASEAATMLPTNDLYTLRPASASPTLVTQGTIESKTEVQASFQGPGGRVSQIDVQVGQHVKAGQILAQLDDSSTKLAVDQARATYEQAVAAVAEARASMVEAGGGLLTAQGNVSQAKAGVNAAQAGVTQAQAGVNEAEGQLNQAKAGLTKVTEGPTAAEKAVAEQNVQAAEVAVESAQKEYEDALAAYNDRTQAYQQLVAAQNAYNQAKVALQTAEQNQQANIAAAQQAEQTAEQNLQIAQTQLNNAEQKDGSITEQQVQQAYQNYQNALSNYNAYQQQFGTANNPYAEEVQSYEAIYQGLEQGYEELQNAKQAYSAAQAQLAQAQSQLQTAQTAVANAQAQYQAAQSALQAAEQAYNDRTAEQTAVDQALAQLNAAKANLATAKAQYQEVVQPPDQGSLQSAQAGIQTANAGVQNAQAGVQAANSKLQAEIAGLQSAQGGLQEALGSQDAAQAQLQAALAQEQAAQAQLQQAELNESYMTLRAPVSGVIAAKDIEVGDTVQPGQTAFVIDTQVYEVVFPVSVDQLSEVHVGQQVTMTVPGLSSTFHATIFRVDPTPIQNNGDSYEVEAIVNQPPANLKNGMTGQVTVNLGQLKSQFIIPNIAIQSWNGQEGVFVYEPHAKGSAQAGLPPHVEFIPVSYTPVNGYQDVVSGNLQSGDRIVLGEGAFIVGRNGQEDEN from the coding sequence ATGAGCACTCAACCGCCGATTCGAGAAGAAATTCCGGGGGGGAGAAGGCCCAATGCGAAGGTCGTGGCGGGTGTGGCCGCCGCGGTGGTCGTAGTTCTCGGGACTACGATCGGCGTTCTCAGTGCGCGCGCGTCGGAGGCCGCGACCATGTTGCCGACAAACGATCTGTACACCCTCCGTCCAGCTAGCGCTTCGCCGACGCTCGTGACACAAGGAACCATTGAGAGCAAGACCGAGGTGCAGGCGAGCTTTCAGGGACCAGGCGGGCGCGTATCGCAAATCGACGTCCAGGTCGGGCAACATGTTAAGGCCGGGCAAATCCTTGCGCAATTGGATGACTCAAGTACCAAACTCGCCGTGGATCAGGCCCGGGCCACCTACGAACAGGCGGTCGCCGCAGTCGCGGAAGCCCGAGCTTCTATGGTGGAAGCGGGTGGCGGGTTGCTCACGGCGCAGGGGAATGTGAGTCAAGCGAAGGCGGGCGTGAACGCGGCGCAAGCGGGCGTCACGCAAGCGCAAGCGGGTGTCAATGAAGCCGAAGGCCAATTGAACCAAGCCAAGGCGGGTCTCACCAAAGTGACCGAGGGCCCGACAGCGGCGGAAAAAGCAGTCGCGGAGCAAAATGTCCAAGCCGCCGAAGTCGCGGTGGAAAGCGCCCAAAAAGAGTATGAGGACGCGCTTGCAGCGTACAATGATCGCACACAGGCGTATCAGCAGCTGGTCGCCGCGCAAAACGCGTATAACCAGGCCAAAGTCGCCCTGCAGACCGCCGAGCAGAACCAGCAAGCGAACATTGCCGCTGCACAGCAAGCGGAACAGACCGCTGAGCAGAACTTGCAGATCGCGCAAACGCAACTGAATAACGCGGAGCAGAAGGACGGCTCCATCACCGAGCAACAGGTGCAGCAAGCCTACCAGAACTACCAAAACGCTTTGTCGAATTACAACGCGTATCAACAGCAATTCGGGACGGCCAACAATCCGTATGCGGAGGAAGTGCAAAGCTACGAGGCCATCTATCAGGGACTTGAGCAAGGATACGAAGAGCTGCAAAACGCGAAACAAGCCTACAGCGCAGCGCAAGCTCAATTAGCCCAAGCCCAGTCTCAGCTTCAGACGGCGCAAACGGCGGTCGCCAACGCCCAAGCGCAATATCAAGCGGCGCAGAGTGCACTTCAAGCGGCTGAGCAGGCGTACAATGACCGGACGGCTGAGCAAACGGCGGTGGACCAGGCGCTTGCGCAGTTGAACGCCGCAAAAGCGAACCTGGCGACGGCGAAGGCGCAGTATCAAGAAGTGGTTCAGCCGCCTGACCAAGGCTCCCTGCAGTCGGCCCAAGCTGGGATTCAGACGGCCAATGCGGGTGTGCAAAATGCGCAGGCGGGTGTCCAGGCCGCCAATTCGAAACTCCAAGCGGAGATTGCTGGGTTACAATCGGCTCAAGGCGGACTGCAAGAAGCGTTAGGATCTCAAGACGCAGCGCAAGCTCAGCTGCAGGCGGCTTTGGCTCAAGAACAAGCAGCCCAAGCACAGTTGCAACAAGCCGAGCTCAATGAGAGCTACATGACCCTTCGTGCGCCTGTCAGTGGCGTGATCGCGGCGAAAGACATCGAGGTGGGCGACACGGTGCAACCCGGGCAAACGGCGTTTGTCATCGACACCCAGGTGTATGAGGTGGTCTTCCCGGTCTCTGTGGATCAATTGAGCGAAGTGCACGTAGGGCAGCAGGTCACCATGACCGTGCCGGGGCTTTCGTCTACGTTTCATGCCACGATCTTCCGGGTGGACCCCACGCCTATCCAAAACAACGGGGACAGCTACGAAGTGGAGGCCATTGTCAATCAGCCACCGGCGAATCTGAAAAACGGCATGACGGGACAAGTGACGGTCAATCTGGGGCAATTGAAGTCCCAGTTTATCATCCCGAACATTGCGATCCAGTCGTGGAATGGCCAAGAAGGCGTCTTTGTGTACGAACCGCATGCGAAGGGTTCGGCTCAAGCCGGGTTGCCGCCGCATGTTGAATTTATCCCGGTCTCCTATACGCCTGTGAACGGCTATCAAGACGTGGTGAGCGGGAACCTTCAGTCTGGGGACCGGATCGTTCTTGGCGAAGGAGCATTCATCGTTGGGCGAAATGGGCAAGAAGACGAGAACTGA
- a CDS encoding MarR family winged helix-turn-helix transcriptional regulator yields MEPLARTLAVTTYLLVHSAFLQPFRSLTPGQYVLMDLVRRKIATRTMDLADHLGVTPSAVTIMLSRLEKRGWIQRSEDQSDRRVVHIGITEQGRAEMTRVEQAFALIVQQCTRDGSDYASLERILRSLEETLMLHLRTSCPVSAWVPKDGGEI; encoded by the coding sequence GTGGAACCGCTCGCGCGCACGCTAGCGGTAACCACGTATCTCTTGGTGCATTCCGCCTTTTTGCAGCCCTTTCGTTCGCTCACGCCAGGGCAATATGTGCTCATGGATTTGGTCCGGCGCAAGATCGCGACGCGAACCATGGACCTTGCCGATCATTTGGGTGTCACGCCGAGCGCCGTGACCATTATGCTCTCACGGCTGGAGAAGAGGGGTTGGATCCAGCGAAGCGAAGACCAGAGCGATCGGCGTGTCGTGCATATCGGCATCACCGAACAAGGACGAGCGGAGATGACGCGCGTGGAGCAAGCGTTCGCGCTCATCGTTCAACAATGTACACGAGATGGATCGGATTACGCATCGTTGGAACGCATCTTGAGAAGTTTAGAAGAAACGCTCATGCTCCACTTGCGCACGTCATGTCCGGTCTCCGCTTGGGTGCCAAAAGATGGAGGAGAGATCTAG
- a CDS encoding FtsK/SpoIIIE domain-containing protein — translation MSFLLGYGHDGKVFWHLPTWPHLLIAGSTGSGKSTLIRQIMTQALEGGWLVYLVDPKGVDYLGLLPRLAEPMKEFPQDALPLLETLWAKHRERLTKLKEAGVSSLREAHQQGLLLEEKPILLVVDELSIFSSNTGGKDEKEVRVRAHTYLERFALASRATGIALLLSAQYPTAEILGSQIRQQVWRICGRVDDEVASRTILGVSGAEKLPPDKPGRFLYVEHGELKEFQVMRY, via the coding sequence ATGTCGTTTCTCCTCGGTTATGGCCATGACGGGAAGGTGTTCTGGCACCTTCCCACTTGGCCGCACCTTCTGATCGCCGGGAGCACGGGAAGCGGTAAGTCGACGCTCATTCGGCAGATCATGACGCAGGCCCTTGAAGGTGGCTGGCTTGTCTACCTGGTCGATCCCAAGGGCGTGGACTATCTGGGACTTCTTCCGCGGCTCGCCGAGCCCATGAAGGAGTTCCCGCAAGACGCGCTGCCACTGCTCGAAACACTCTGGGCCAAACACCGCGAACGGCTGACGAAACTCAAGGAGGCGGGCGTCTCCTCACTGCGGGAAGCGCACCAACAAGGGCTGCTGCTTGAGGAGAAGCCGATCCTTCTCGTCGTGGACGAGCTTTCGATCTTTTCGTCCAACACCGGCGGCAAGGACGAGAAGGAGGTTCGCGTTCGCGCTCACACGTATCTCGAACGTTTCGCCTTGGCGTCGCGCGCGACGGGAATTGCGCTCTTGCTCTCGGCGCAATATCCGACGGCGGAGATCCTCGGTTCCCAGATCCGCCAACAGGTTTGGCGCATCTGCGGACGCGTGGATGACGAGGTCGCATCCAGGACCATTCTCGGTGTGTCCGGCGCAGAGAAACTCCCGCCAGACAAACCGGGGCGGTTTCTGTACGTCGAGCATGGCGAACTGAAGGAATTCCAAGTCATGCGGTACTGA
- a CDS encoding DUF6788 family protein, producing MVIPLSKRSILVLHRNRQQQHLLAHLDGAIAGSLVETYRTCGKPNCICHSGQKHGPYYLLTWSENGRTRTCHVPADKVDAVRTGVERFRAAREALQKLGEYNRRLMLED from the coding sequence GTGGTGATCCCTTTGTCTAAAAGAAGCATCCTCGTCCTACATCGAAATCGTCAACAGCAACACTTGCTCGCTCATCTCGATGGAGCGATCGCTGGCTCACTTGTCGAAACCTACCGCACTTGTGGCAAACCCAATTGCATCTGCCATTCCGGGCAAAAACACGGGCCGTACTACCTGCTGACGTGGTCGGAGAATGGCCGGACGCGTACCTGCCACGTCCCCGCCGACAAAGTGGATGCCGTACGCACTGGGGTTGAGCGTTTTCGCGCCGCGCGAGAGGCGCTACAGAAACTGGGCGAGTACAATCGCCGTCTGATGCTGGAGGACTGA
- a CDS encoding HlyD family efflux transporter periplasmic adaptor subunit, producing MTGAAVVVVLGVGIPVGLSLTKSGSTVYAGTEYTVAYRNITETVSTSGTVASPSTYNLGFLLSNAPVSAIYVKVGQRVQAGQVLAKLDDSSEQVQLQQAEAGVTEAKAQLMSAEAKLAQDKTGATPQTIALDKNAVADDETAVQQAKQAYQLALQAYNDRSSQEQAVQQAELNLMEAKQQETAASDAVQLDEQQIAADQAAIKNAEQQLQSDQQSASNSQTLAQQALQSDEDTLQADQQQLQQDEQQLQKDENNLQVVEQENPNVTQQQVEQAYEQYQQELSFYDSWAQRGYAGSNPYQSAVNNAQQIYDNLNNAYQSIQNAQNQVTQDQEKVNQDEDAIQQVQLNISKDQAELQQTQLNNQQTVSKDEQSIQSDEQQLRNEEIVLQNDEQQAKLNEQKAQDTVLQDEQALQAAEQAYNDRTSAEQALQQAKNNVTQAEEQLRTAELQLQNDQQPATPSTIASDEAAVTNARGQLATAEANLQSAELSESETVLRAPIAGVVTAVNGQVGELPSQGASASSASSGGSGTTGFIQLEDLNPSDLQVDLEVNESQIGQVKAGDSVTFTVDAYPNRTFSGTVVQVYPTPTTTNDVTQYEVVASVDNAGGLLKPGMTASADIVTSTLQHVLAVPAIALHQLGSVEGVFVVGTRPVGSAFSGGNQASFRQSGNGIGNGTYNGPGNGSGNASGGQGGFSSSGHGGFRTGSFAPKGTYFQPVQVGVMGNNLVQIVAGLQAGEKILLTLPESTASALVQSESSTSPFRFGAGLGGGFAGGAARGGRQG from the coding sequence TTGACCGGCGCCGCTGTCGTGGTCGTTTTAGGTGTCGGGATCCCTGTCGGGTTGAGCCTGACGAAGTCAGGAAGTACGGTGTATGCCGGCACGGAGTACACAGTGGCGTACCGTAACATTACAGAGACAGTGAGCACGTCCGGGACAGTCGCGTCGCCTTCGACGTACAATCTCGGTTTCCTGTTATCCAATGCTCCGGTCAGTGCCATCTATGTGAAAGTTGGACAGCGCGTGCAGGCTGGACAGGTGCTTGCCAAATTGGACGATTCATCGGAGCAAGTGCAGTTACAGCAGGCCGAAGCGGGTGTGACCGAAGCAAAAGCACAGTTGATGTCTGCAGAGGCGAAACTCGCTCAGGACAAGACCGGGGCTACTCCGCAAACGATTGCGCTCGATAAGAACGCCGTTGCCGATGATGAAACCGCCGTCCAGCAGGCAAAGCAGGCGTATCAGCTGGCGCTGCAGGCGTATAACGATCGTTCGTCGCAAGAACAGGCTGTTCAACAGGCCGAACTGAACCTGATGGAGGCCAAGCAACAAGAAACCGCCGCGTCCGATGCGGTCCAGTTGGATGAGCAGCAAATTGCAGCCGATCAGGCTGCGATCAAAAACGCCGAGCAGCAGTTGCAGAGCGATCAACAATCTGCGTCGAATTCACAGACGCTCGCCCAACAGGCACTCCAATCGGACGAAGATACACTCCAGGCTGATCAACAACAACTGCAACAAGATGAGCAACAGCTCCAGAAGGACGAGAATAACCTGCAGGTCGTGGAACAGGAGAACCCGAACGTTACCCAACAGCAAGTGGAGCAAGCATATGAGCAGTATCAGCAGGAATTGAGCTTTTACGACAGTTGGGCGCAGCGGGGTTATGCGGGATCGAACCCCTATCAAAGTGCCGTCAACAACGCTCAACAGATTTACGACAATCTGAACAACGCGTATCAGTCCATACAAAACGCGCAGAATCAAGTGACCCAAGATCAGGAGAAGGTAAATCAGGACGAGGATGCCATCCAGCAGGTGCAACTCAACATCTCAAAGGACCAGGCAGAGTTGCAGCAAACGCAATTAAATAACCAGCAGACCGTTTCCAAGGACGAACAGAGCATCCAAAGCGATGAGCAACAACTTCGGAACGAGGAGATCGTACTGCAAAACGACGAACAACAGGCTAAGCTCAATGAACAGAAGGCACAAGACACTGTGCTGCAGGACGAACAAGCCCTCCAAGCCGCCGAGCAAGCGTACAACGACCGTACGAGCGCTGAGCAGGCGCTCCAACAGGCCAAGAACAATGTGACGCAGGCGGAAGAACAACTTCGAACTGCCGAGCTTCAATTGCAAAATGATCAACAGCCCGCAACGCCATCGACCATCGCGTCTGACGAGGCTGCGGTGACCAATGCGCGGGGGCAACTCGCAACTGCCGAGGCCAATCTCCAGTCGGCCGAACTGTCGGAATCGGAGACCGTGCTGCGCGCGCCCATCGCCGGCGTGGTCACTGCAGTCAATGGCCAGGTCGGCGAGTTGCCGTCGCAAGGGGCTTCGGCGTCCAGCGCATCCAGCGGAGGTTCGGGAACAACGGGCTTTATTCAACTCGAAGATCTGAACCCTTCTGACCTCCAGGTGGATCTTGAAGTCAACGAGTCGCAAATCGGCCAGGTAAAGGCCGGGGATTCCGTGACGTTCACCGTCGACGCTTATCCCAATAGGACGTTTTCGGGCACCGTCGTGCAAGTATATCCAACACCAACCACAACGAATGACGTCACGCAATATGAAGTGGTCGCAAGTGTGGACAATGCCGGAGGGCTTTTGAAGCCGGGTATGACAGCGAGTGCCGACATCGTGACGTCAACGCTTCAACATGTGCTGGCAGTTCCGGCTATTGCCCTGCACCAGTTGGGATCCGTAGAAGGTGTGTTTGTCGTGGGAACGCGTCCTGTTGGTAGTGCCTTCTCGGGAGGCAATCAAGCCTCATTTCGTCAGTCTGGCAACGGGATCGGCAATGGGACATACAATGGTCCCGGGAATGGAAGCGGAAACGCGAGCGGTGGGCAGGGCGGCTTCTCGTCCTCTGGGCATGGAGGATTTCGGACGGGCAGTTTTGCGCCAAAAGGCACCTATTTTCAACCTGTTCAGGTGGGCGTGATGGGCAACAACTTGGTGCAAATCGTCGCTGGACTGCAAGCCGGTGAAAAGATTCTCCTGACGTTGCCTGAATCCACGGCAAGCGCCCTCGTGCAGAGCGAGTCGTCTACATCTCCGTTCCGGTTCGGGGCGGGACTCGGCGGAGGTTTTGCTGGTGGCGCTGCCCGGGGAGGCCGTCAAGGATGA
- a CDS encoding ABC transporter ATP-binding protein, whose product MSLSSKHQPLVHMQNIVKEYFIGDQVIRALNDVTLDIWPGEFVAIMGPSGSGKSTMMNVMGCLDVPTSGTYVLDGVEVSTLSEDELAAVRNQKIGFIFQNFNLLPRTTALENVELPMLYMGIPPRERRERAMAALEQVGLKERAYNRPNELSGGQQQRVAIARALVNQPNIILGDEPTGALDSKTTEDILALLHELHGQGNTIILVTHDAEVGRHAERVIRFRDGRVESDTAAAYEGER is encoded by the coding sequence ATGAGCCTCTCAAGTAAACATCAGCCCCTGGTGCACATGCAAAACATTGTGAAGGAATACTTCATCGGAGATCAAGTTATTCGGGCACTCAATGACGTCACGCTGGACATCTGGCCAGGCGAGTTTGTCGCCATCATGGGGCCGTCGGGATCGGGCAAATCGACGATGATGAACGTCATGGGCTGTCTGGACGTTCCCACGAGTGGCACGTACGTTCTGGACGGCGTTGAGGTGTCGACGCTGTCGGAGGATGAACTTGCCGCGGTGAGGAATCAGAAGATCGGTTTCATCTTTCAAAATTTTAATCTTCTGCCTCGCACGACCGCTCTCGAAAACGTCGAACTTCCGATGTTGTACATGGGGATCCCGCCTCGAGAACGGCGGGAGCGAGCGATGGCGGCGTTGGAGCAGGTCGGCCTGAAGGAGCGCGCATACAATCGCCCGAATGAACTTTCAGGAGGACAGCAGCAACGCGTCGCCATTGCTCGGGCGCTCGTCAATCAGCCGAACATCATTCTTGGAGACGAGCCAACGGGGGCCTTGGACAGTAAAACGACCGAGGACATCCTTGCGCTTCTTCACGAGTTGCACGGACAGGGCAACACCATCATTTTGGTCACGCACGACGCCGAGGTCGGCCGCCACGCGGAACGGGTGATCCGATTTCGTGACGGTCGCGTTGAGTCAGATACCGCTGCGGCCTACGAGGGGGAGCGCTGA
- a CDS encoding ABC transporter permease: MFVEIVRVAWRSIQANKMRSFLTMLGIIIGVMAVILSSAIGLSAKAGVTKQVESLGSNILTVLPGSVTVGGVSREFGAVSTLTVADAQAILAQDPDVAYVSPLVTANEQVICGGNNLNTSIEGTSADYPSIRNVTMAKGRYFLPSEVQDASDVAVLGSQAYQSLFSGTAVNPVGQTISIGGIPFTVVGVAASQGASGFSNQDDAIAIPYTTAMNLFASGNTVNEILVAAKSPDVMDRAQLEIESTLRAMHQLAPSQSDDFQIVNQATILNALSGVSRILTLLLDGISAISLLVGGIGIMNIMLVSVTERTREIGIRKAIGATRRIISAQFLTEATMLSVAGACSGLILAGAGTWVMSMVTGDGDLFSPVAALASLGFSLAVGLIFGVYPARKAASLKPIDALRFE, translated from the coding sequence ATGTTCGTCGAGATCGTGCGCGTGGCATGGAGAAGCATCCAAGCGAATAAGATGCGTTCATTCCTGACGATGCTCGGCATCATCATCGGTGTCATGGCGGTCATCCTTAGTTCTGCGATTGGTCTCAGCGCGAAAGCGGGCGTGACCAAACAGGTGGAGAGCCTTGGCTCAAACATATTGACTGTGCTACCGGGATCCGTCACCGTGGGTGGTGTCAGTCGCGAGTTTGGAGCCGTGTCAACGCTTACCGTGGCAGACGCGCAGGCTATTCTAGCGCAGGACCCAGATGTGGCCTATGTATCGCCGTTGGTGACGGCGAATGAACAGGTGATCTGCGGTGGTAACAACCTAAACACGTCCATTGAAGGCACGAGTGCGGATTATCCGTCCATCCGCAACGTCACGATGGCCAAGGGGCGCTACTTTCTCCCCTCAGAAGTACAGGACGCGTCGGATGTGGCCGTGTTGGGGAGCCAGGCATACCAGAGCCTCTTTTCGGGCACGGCCGTCAATCCTGTCGGACAAACCATCTCAATCGGCGGAATTCCGTTCACTGTTGTGGGCGTAGCAGCCAGCCAGGGCGCGAGTGGATTTTCGAACCAAGACGACGCCATCGCCATTCCATACACGACGGCTATGAACCTATTCGCAAGTGGCAACACGGTGAATGAGATCCTCGTGGCGGCGAAATCACCAGATGTTATGGACCGCGCGCAGTTGGAGATTGAATCGACGCTCAGGGCGATGCATCAGTTGGCTCCCAGTCAATCCGACGACTTCCAGATTGTGAATCAGGCGACCATTCTCAACGCGTTAAGCGGCGTTTCTCGCATTTTGACGCTACTCTTGGATGGCATTTCTGCGATTTCGCTTCTTGTGGGCGGTATTGGGATCATGAACATTATGTTGGTATCGGTGACGGAACGCACACGCGAGATCGGCATTCGCAAGGCGATAGGCGCTACGCGCCGCATCATTTCAGCCCAGTTCTTAACGGAGGCCACCATGTTGAGCGTTGCTGGCGCATGCTCAGGGCTCATTTTAGCCGGCGCAGGGACCTGGGTCATGTCCATGGTAACGGGGGACGGAGATCTGTTCTCTCCAGTGGCGGCACTCGCGTCACTCGGCTTTTCGCTCGCGGTTGGTCTCATCTTCGGTGTTTATCCGGCCCGAAAAGCGGCGAGCCTCAAACCGATTGATGCGCTGCGCTTCGAATGA
- a CDS encoding ribokinase, which translates to MDAVVIGSINVDLVARVQEMPGPGATVLAESARYQVGGKGANQAIAAARQGVRVRIIGTVGTDAFAPMLKDSLARAGVDVSGVAEVPGPSGTAIIFLEPSGQNRIVVIPGANAALSPESVERALLATEEPRETAVMLQNEIPRDAVMAAIRAAHLRGWRVVWNVAPPSEVPAGVLRGGDVIAMNEVEAARVTGREVSDGRAAAEAAEAMLARGAGLAIVTLGPKGVVAASARGIVHFPAWQVEVRDTTAAGDTWLGAFVAAWDGGEDVREALRYATAAASLCVSRMGAADSIPARSEVEAFLRSRH; encoded by the coding sequence GTGGACGCGGTCGTGATCGGCAGCATCAACGTGGATCTCGTCGCACGGGTGCAAGAGATGCCGGGGCCTGGTGCGACGGTGCTGGCGGAATCGGCGCGGTATCAGGTGGGGGGCAAGGGCGCGAATCAGGCCATTGCCGCGGCGAGGCAGGGCGTGCGCGTGCGCATCATAGGAACTGTGGGGACAGACGCATTCGCGCCGATGCTCAAGGATTCGCTGGCCCGTGCAGGCGTCGACGTCTCAGGCGTCGCAGAGGTGCCGGGGCCGAGCGGCACGGCGATCATCTTCCTGGAGCCGAGCGGGCAAAACCGCATCGTGGTGATTCCGGGCGCCAACGCGGCCCTCTCGCCGGAATCCGTGGAGCGCGCCTTGCTCGCGACGGAGGAGCCGCGCGAGACGGCCGTGATGCTGCAGAACGAGATTCCGCGGGACGCCGTGATGGCTGCCATTCGTGCGGCACACCTGCGCGGGTGGCGCGTGGTGTGGAACGTGGCACCGCCGTCGGAGGTGCCGGCTGGTGTGCTTCGCGGTGGCGACGTGATCGCGATGAACGAGGTGGAGGCTGCCCGGGTGACGGGGCGCGAGGTGTCCGACGGGCGCGCGGCAGCAGAGGCGGCGGAGGCCATGCTGGCGCGAGGGGCGGGGCTCGCCATCGTGACGCTCGGCCCAAAGGGCGTCGTGGCGGCATCGGCCCGCGGCATCGTCCACTTCCCTGCGTGGCAGGTTGAGGTTCGCGACACCACGGCCGCGGGGGACACGTGGCTCGGCGCCTTTGTGGCCGCGTGGGACGGCGGCGAGGATGTCCGCGAGGCCCTGCGCTACGCCACGGCCGCCGCATCGCTCTGTGTGTCACGCATGGGCGCGGCCGACAGCATCCCCGCGCGCAGTGAGGTGGAGGCATTTTTGCGATCTCGTCACTAG
- a CDS encoding exonuclease SbcCD subunit D: MRILHTADWHFGKTLEGRDRAPEQWKFIEELAAICDDESVDLVLMAGDVYQTVNPSAEAEEMFYHALHRLAAGGRRGVVIIAGNHDHADRIRAPRWLADSLGIVLVGLPKDEIRPTEARRDAVWRPWGGVGAVELAVPSCPHRARIAAVPYPSESRLGEVLFDSLEEREMRRSYSQRLADWFADLARHFRPDTVNLLASHVYVAGGIESDSEIQIQVGGAYAVDPSAFPASAQYVALGHLHRPQEMEGPGGVPIRYAGSPIAYSFSEAGQQKSVTLVEVEPGEHARWREIPLASGRPLVRWRASSLAEVHAWLGEGRDADAWIDLEVRVDTELALRDIQDLRGAAPHIVHIRPVLPLQEAAESQDVQTSRSASPEALFRRFFEEKVGVPPDDALVELFLELVRDVDVDEAEGSTESADASEEVGA; the protein is encoded by the coding sequence ATGCGCATCCTCCATACTGCGGACTGGCATTTCGGCAAGACGCTTGAAGGGCGGGATCGCGCGCCCGAACAGTGGAAGTTCATCGAGGAACTCGCCGCCATCTGTGACGACGAATCGGTGGATCTCGTCCTCATGGCGGGGGACGTGTATCAGACCGTGAATCCCAGCGCAGAGGCGGAGGAGATGTTCTACCATGCGCTCCACAGGCTGGCTGCGGGCGGGCGCCGCGGCGTGGTGATCATCGCTGGCAATCACGATCACGCCGACCGCATCCGCGCCCCGCGCTGGCTGGCGGATTCCCTCGGCATTGTGCTCGTCGGCTTGCCGAAGGACGAGATCCGCCCGACAGAAGCGCGCCGGGATGCCGTGTGGCGGCCGTGGGGCGGCGTGGGCGCCGTCGAACTGGCCGTCCCGTCGTGCCCGCACAGGGCCCGCATTGCCGCGGTGCCTTACCCCTCCGAGTCGCGGCTCGGCGAGGTCCTCTTCGACTCCCTCGAGGAGCGCGAGATGCGGCGCAGCTACAGCCAGCGCCTCGCCGACTGGTTTGCCGATCTCGCCCGCCACTTCCGCCCAGATACCGTGAATTTGCTCGCGAGCCACGTCTACGTCGCAGGCGGCATAGAGAGCGACTCGGAGATTCAAATTCAGGTGGGCGGCGCGTATGCGGTCGATCCGTCCGCGTTCCCCGCGAGCGCGCAATACGTCGCGCTCGGCCACCTGCACCGCCCGCAGGAGATGGAGGGCCCTGGCGGGGTGCCCATTCGCTACGCCGGATCGCCCATCGCGTACAGCTTTTCCGAGGCGGGGCAGCAGAAATCGGTGACGCTTGTGGAGGTGGAGCCGGGTGAGCACGCGCGGTGGCGGGAGATTCCGCTCGCTTCGGGGCGGCCGCTCGTGCGCTGGCGTGCGTCGAGCCTCGCCGAGGTGCACGCCTGGCTCGGCGAGGGGCGGGATGCGGATGCGTGGATCGATCTCGAGGTGCGCGTGGACACTGAGCTGGCGCTGCGCGACATCCAGGACCTGCGCGGTGCTGCGCCTCACATCGTCCACATCCGGCCCGTCCTGCCGTTGCAAGAGGCCGCCGAATCACAGGACGTGCAGACGTCGAGGTCCGCCTCGCCGGAGGCGCTCTTCCGCCGCTTCTTCGAAGAGAAGGTCGGCGTGCCGCCGGACGATGCGCTGGTCGAGCTGTTCCTCGAGCTCGTCCGGGACGTGGATGTGGACGAAGCCGAGGGCTCGACGGAATCCGCCGACGCCAGCGAGGAGGTGGGCGCATGA